In Fibrobacter sp. UWP2, the sequence GAAGATCGTGTAACCGCGCACGAGCCCGCCTTCAAAGATCCGCACAATGTAATTGCCGTTCTTGAGTCCCGAAATATCCAGGTCAAAGTGGTTCATGCCCGCGACAAGCACCTGCGAGACCTTGAGACGACCGTCCATCGAGTAAATTTTTGCCGTCATGGCATGGCCGAGTGTGGCACCCGACTCGATTTGGAGCGTTTCACGACCGACACGCACACGAAGGTTCTGTTTTACCGCGGAGGCAATCTTGATTCCCGCCGGGGGGTCCTCCGGCTTGGGCTTGTTGCGAAGCAGGCGCACGCTGTAGATGCCGCCTACCATCCCGGAACTTGCCTCAAACGAGATGCGCACAATCTTCTTGCCCTTCACCATCTTGTCGGGAATCGGGTAAGTCACATTCACAAACTCGTCCTTTTTCCAGCGGTTGGAGATGGTCTCGGTCGTAAGCTTTTCGCCATCGATGTTGATGTCGAACACGCGAGTGCAGCCCTCGTTGCCCCAGTAGCGCACCATGAGGCTCAGGGAATCTTCGCTGTTGGTCTCGAACTCATAGCTGATGAGGCCGCCGTTACCGCCGGAGCACTGGCCCGCGTCGCGGTAGAACTCACCCTGGTGTGTGCCCGAGGTGGAGTTTTCGGTCTTCATCTTGTGGTCCACTTCGGGTTGCTGTTCGCCGGGGGCCACCTTGTCGACGGTTTTCTCGTCGAGGGCGAGCGCCTCCTTTTGCTCCTTTTCGAGGCGGTCCAAAATGCTCGGGTCGGTAAGCACCATCCAGTACATCATGTAGCGGGCGTCATGCACCTCGTAGAACGGTTGCAGCAGCAGGTTAGCGTCCTTTTGCTGAGCAAAGAGGTAAGGCGCCTTAAAATGCAGGGGTTCGCCCTTCACAGGTTCGATTTTCGATGGAATGTCCTTCTTTGCGCTGGCGAGCATGGGCGCCTGGTCCAGCGATTCAAGCGCTCCAGAGGCAATGTGGCTCCAGCGTCCGTCGTCGGCGACAAGGCCGTTCAGGTTCGCTGTGCCCGTCTTTGCCGAGAGCACAATCGGGCCGTACAAAAGCGCCACGTAATCCGACACACCGGGGAGATCCTCAGTGTGGATGTACATCGGGTAGAGAACCTCCACCACATCGCCCGTTTTCCAGGACTTGCCTGCAGAAACGTAGCTCGAAGGCGTCGAAGTCTTCACGATGGTATCGCCGTTCACAACAACCTTGAATTCTCCTTCCTTAACCCAGTACGGGTGGCGGATCTGCATGTCGAAACTGCCGCTCCCAGTAATGGTGAACTTGGAACTCTCGCCCTTGGGGAACGCCGTTTCCTGCTTGATCTTGACGCCCTTGTCTTTCCAGTTCAGCACAGAGGCTGCAAAGAGGTTCACGTAAAGAGCATCCTTGTCCTTGGTATAAATGAACTGGTTGTACTTTGCCGGGTTCTCCATGCCCGAGCCAACGCAGCACCACATGCCCGCATTGACCTTGGAATACACGCGGTAGTGGCGCGGACGCGCCGGTGTAAAGTACACGTAACCGCCATGCGTCGGGTGGATGGTAGAGAGGATGTGGTTGAAAAGGGCTCGTTCATAAAAATCGGAATAATGCGCATCGTGCTTGATGTTGAACAGGCGCTCGGTGAGCTTGAGCATGTTGTAAGTATTGCACGATTCCGGTCCCTCGCGCTCTTCCACATACTTTTTGTGGTTGTTGAGAGCCGGGAAGTGCTCCGAGATGCTGTTGCCGCCAATGGCGATGCTGCGCTTGTTCACGACTGTCTGCCAAAAGAAGTCAGAGCCCTTCAAGAATGTTTGATCGCCCGAGAGTTCCGCAATGCGGGCGAACCCCACCACCTTGGGCACCTGCGTGTTCGCATGGACGTTCGTCAAGTTGTCGTTGCCCTGTGCCATCGGGTTCAGCAGCCACTGGTGCGACCACTTTTTGGCGGCGGCCAGGTACTTCTCGTTGTTCGTGAGCTTGTAGGCGTCGGCATAGACTTCGGGCATGCCGCCGTGCTCGGTACCGAGCATCTGCTGCATCTTGGAATCGTTCAAGCCGTTCGTGATGGTAATGCCCCAGTCGCAAAGCTTAAGGAACATCGTCTTGGCACTTTCGTAGCCCGCGTAAACATAGGCGTCGCGCAAGCCCGCATAGAGCTTGTGAATGTTGTACCAGGGCACCCAATAACCGTTTTGAGCGCCCGCATCGCCGTTCTTCATCTTGAGCCACATCTGCTTGCCGTTGGGCACGCCGCTGATATAGCCCACAAAGTTCGCATCCTTGGAGTTCTGGTCCTGGATGGTCTTGAGTTCGTTCAAGATATATTCCAGACGTTCCTTGACCTGAATATCGTCGTTGTCGGCGTAGTGCATGGCAAGCGCACTCAGGTAGTGCCCCAGCACATGACCGTCAAGCCCAGCCCAGTTCGGGAACTTGGACGCCTTCGGGCGCATCCCCGCCTCTTCGTAAAAAGGCGCCAGCAGGCGGTCAACGTCGTAGCTGAGGAGTGTTTCGACATTCAAGTCCTGCCGCTCCTTTAGCACACCGTCCAGCAGTTGCACATCCGACAAGGCGAACATGTCGGGGTAAAGCAAATCTTGTGAAAAACCGAGGCTACATGAAAGCCCCATTAAGGCGATCGCTGCGCGAACGCTTTTGCCAAACCATCCCAACTTCATATTTTTTTCCTTTTTGGTTGAAGTTTCTTTAAAACTACATTTTTTATCATGTATAGTACAATTCATAGTAAACTTTTACACAAACCAGTTCCCAACAATAACAAAATAAATACGAAAACGGGCCCTTTTAAGGACCCGTTCCATTTAGCTTTGTTAAAACCGCAAAGGCGTTTTTGGGAATTTTAGAACTGTTCAAAGAACTTGTGGACTTCTTCGGGGACCCAGGTTTGTTCCCAGTTCCAGCCGACGCCCATGTTGCCAGTGTCGTGCGCGGTCCATTGGTGGTCACCCGGCCAGGTGCACCACTTGACGGGGAAGCGTTCGTCTACGTTCTTGAAGTCGTAGCACACGTGCCCTGTATTGCCGCTGATTTCTTGCGGCTTTTCGCTGCTCGCGTCTGTGAAGTCGCCGTTCGCGTCGGCCTTGCCGTTACGCTTGAGGATGCGCGGAAGGGCGCTGTTCTTTGCACGGTCGTAATTGCAACGGCCATCGTTTACGCCATGTACGTTCATCCAGGCGATGGGCAGGTCCTTCATGTTGCTGCCTTCGGGCAGCCAGATGTTGTAGTCGGCCACGGCGTAGGTGGCTGCTGCGCGGACTCGGCTCTGCATGTCCTGCATCAGCGAGTAGCTGAACATGGCGCCGAAGCTGAAGCCTGTAATGAACACGCGGCTCGTGTCGATGCAGTAGTTCTCCTCGAGGGTGGTGAGCGTCTGCGCGAAGAAGTCGTGGTCGGGCTGGCCCTTGTTCCATAGGCCGCCAACCGCATCGAGAGAGACAAAGATGTAGTCGCCGTTCTTGTCGAGCACCTGTTGGCCGTAGTAAGGCGTGGGATGGTCATAGTCGGGATTGTGGTGCACAAAGTCTTCGCCGTTACTGCCGTAGCAGTGCAGCGCAAAGAGCACCTTGTGCGGCTTCTTGTTGTCGTAGTTCTTGGGCAGGGTAACAAAGTAGGTGCGGTTGTCGCTGCCTACCCGGATCTGGAACTGGTCGCCGTTCTCGACGCTCTTGACCTTTTGCAGCTTGGAATTGGAGCCGCAGCCCTTACTCGGGGTCGGATCATTTTTGAGCGCGTAGCCGAACTTGAATTCCGGAGCCTTCGCCTTGAGCTTCACATTGAGAGTCGTGTCAAGCGTGCCGAGCGACACAGTGAGGGTATCGAATCCATCTGCAACAAACTGGATTGCCTCGTCCTGGGCGGCTTCCTTCATGAGCGAGCCGTTTGCAGAACCGGTGGCGGAACTGAAGTTGCCTTCGCTCGTGAACTTGAAACTCTGCCTTGCACTGCCGACGCCCACGTTTGCAAAGTAGGTGCCACATGCCTTGACGGCACGGCCCAAGTCGTACGTGCCGGAGCCCAGCAAGGTTTTGCTAAAGACCTGGTGACCAAGCGTGTTGAAAATTTTCACCTGGACCGGTTGCGTACCGCTCTGCGAGTACGAAAGCACTCCGTTACTCACACCGATGTAGCCAACAGCATTCCCGGCCGCACGAATCGACATTTCTTCTTCGGAAATAGTGAATTTGCCCTGGTCGTCGGTCGTCGTTGTTTTGCCCTCTTTGAGAAGGCTCACCGAGGCGCCCTTGATAGCCACGCCCTGTTCGTCGGAAACGGTTCCCGACACGCTGTATGCAAACGAAAAACCGCAAAATGCCAAAAGGCACAATACGGTCAAAAGATGGGGTGCTTTGCTGAACATTGGTCCTCCTAATTAAGCCGCTTTACCGCGTACCTCACATAAGTTAATTTAAGCCGGAAACCGCCTAAAATAACAAGACAAACCACCATATTCATGGATGATTTGTCTATGTTTGAGTTAAGAGAACTTTACGATTTTTTGAAGGTCTACTTCAGAATAACATTCTTGACGTCCACCATGCCATTCTGCTCCACCCTCACCACATAGCGACCGCTGGCAAGGCCCTTGAGCTCCACGGTCCCGTTCTCGCATTTGGCGCTGAACACAGGGCGGCCCTGCATGTCGAACAGGTCTACCCTGGCGGAAGCCATCCCCGTCAGGTGCAATACACTGCCCGCGACATGGAGAGAAGCGGGTAGCCTTGCAACCGAGGGCATAATGGCATCGGTCGTATCCTTGGTCGTGGTATCTTTGACCGTGGTGTCCTTGGCGGTGGAATCATTCGCCGTCGTGTCCTGCTTGGTTGTATCGGGGATAAAGCTCTGCTTGTACGGAGAAACCACGCTTTCGACCGGGTGCTCCTTGAGGCTCGCCATAAGGCTGTCGAACGCAGGCTTGGGCCGTAAATTGTCGTCGTAGATAAGCCCCTTTTGCCTGTTAAGGCCGCCAAGCCAGCTCCACTTGTCACTCACGCCCCAAATGAGGAACGTGCCCATGTTGGGTTCTTCGAGGAACACATCCATGTATTCGCGGTAATTGCGGCCCTGGCGCGCCAGGTCGGCGCTAGAGACGTTGATGCCGCTCTTGAAGCCAATGTCGAGCTCGGTAATGTTCAGCTTGACCCCGAGTTTGGCGAGCTCCCTCGCAAAGGCGCGGAGGCTATCCGGGGAACCGATGAAGTGCTTGTCGGTGGTGGTGTCCTCGACGTGCGTCTGGGAACCCACGCAGGTGATAGGAATTCCATTGGCGACCCAGCGCTTGACCTGCTCCAGCACGAACCCGGCCTTGGCTTTGGGGCTGATTCCCTGTTCAAGGTTGTAATCGTTGTAGCAGAGCTCCGCATCCGGGTCCACGGCGTGCGCCCACACGAAGGCGGAGTCGATGAACTCAGGGCCAATTCCCTGGTACCACACAGAATAGCTGCGCCACATGGGCTCGTTGTTGCTTACCGCTTCGTTTACCACGTCCCATTCGTCAACTTGGCCTTTCCAGTGCCCAACGACTTTTTCGATGTGGTTCTTGAGCACGGCGAGAAGCTTTTTCTTATCGTTCTTGTAGTTGTTTACCCAGTTTGGGACCTGGCTATGCCAAGCAAGAGCGTGACCGCGGACGCGCATGCCGTTGGCTTTGGCATACTTGACCATCTTGTCGCCGTTGCCATAGTTGAAGCGGCCTTCCTGGGGTTCAGTGGCGTCGAACTTCATCTCGTTTTCGGCGACGACCACATTGAACTGGGTCTTGTGAATTTTTTCGTAATCACCGGGAAGTCCTCCGCCGAACCACTGGGAATTCAGGATGGCGCCGACGTAGCGGCCACGTTCCTCGGCAAGGGATCTGAGGGTGGGTTCCTGGGCGTAGGCGCTCACCGCACCAGCTCCAAATAGGGTCGCGGCAAGTATAGCCGCCATAGCAGAATGTGATTTATGCATTCTTTGTACTCCTTTGTATGCCCTAACCCTAATTTAACCCTGCGTATAAAATAAACAAAAAAAAGAATGCAGGACGTAAACAAAAATATGCAATCTGGTTTTGCTAAAATTTTTAGTTTTTTAATGAAAAAAGCAAAATCACGAGCCGAACCCATGGTTCAAGGAGCAAAAAAATGACCCGTCACTTGAAACTCGTTTTCGCCATGTCGGCAATGATTGCCACTGCAGCCACGTTCACCGCCTGCGAAAAGCAGAGTGCCGAACAAACTAAAACACAGTCCGCGCCCCAGACAAAGGCGGCCCCACAGCAGTCCAAGTCGGTGGTGGTCTACTACTCACAAACAGGCTCCACCAAAAAGCTCGCGCAAATTTTCAAGAACGCCCGCAATGCCGACGAATTTGAACTGACGCTAGAAAAGCCCTACCCCTCCACCTACGACAGCACCATCGCCGAGGTCCGCGCGGAGCGCGAAACCAAGCAGTGGCCCGCGCTGGCGAACGCCAAGCTCGAAGTCGCCAAGTACGACACCGTATTCTTGGGCTACCCCATCATGTTCGGTTCCTTTGCACCGCCAATTTACTCATTCCTAAGCGCAAACGACCTGGGCGGCAAGGTGGTTGTGCCGTTCTGCACCTATGGCAGCGGCGGACGCAAAGCAAGCTCCGAAGAACTCAAGACGCTTGAACCAGGCGCAAACGTAACGCTCGCCTATGGGATTTCGAACAAGAGAATCAACGCCGAGAACGGCACCGAAGTCGCCGTGAAGGAAGTGGAAGGATTCTTCGCCGACTTGGAAACCGGCAAAACCGAGGCAATGCTTATGGGCGGGTATTCGGAGCAAAAGCCCCTTACCGTCGAGGATTCCGCCGCCTTCGCCGAAGGCACCAGGGACTACGCCTACCTGAACTTGAAGCCGCTCAGCGTCTCAAAACAGGTTGTTGCCGGCATGAACTACCTATTCGTGTGCGAAATGAAGGCGTTTGGTGGCCCCGCGGTGCAAGCGAACGTGAAAATCTTCAAGCCGCTCCCCGGTCAGGGCGAGGCCGAACTCATTGGCGTGGAACAATAGCTTCCGCAAGATTTGAGCGGGAACCCCACAAACGCTTACTCGTCTTCGCCCTCATCTGCGTTCATGACGCAACGAAGGTTGTACAGGTTATCCTTTCTTGAATTCGGGAAATCATCCACCCAAATTGACCCTCCCCAGAAAGTCACCGCACTTGCGATAGTGCAAGTAAAGGGATCGTTGTCTTCTTCAACGAGCCAGAAACCACTTCGATCCCCAATCAAATGCATGTTGAAGCCATTGGAAAGGCCGCCAGCACCGTAAGCTTCGCAATAGTTACTACGGCTTCCGTCTTCATTTAACATATCCTCCTGAACCACCGAAGAACAGAAATACTCGCTTTCGTATCCATGTTCCAGAAGCCTGCGCAAACTTTTTTCCAATGTCAAAGCTTCTTTTGCGGAAGGCACATGCCACCCGGGCGGACAAAGCCCCTGGAATCCTGTCGTATCTCTGATGGCCAGCCACTTGCGATCGTAGTCGTGTCCTTTACCCATCGCTTCGGACCAGGTATAAAGGCATTCATCCCCAACACCTTTTTCACAGAGGGTGTCTTCGGGCGAATACTTCATGTTCTCCGCCATCCAAATCTGATCTCCGAATTTAATGACTTTATATGTACTAGAATCGCGCGGATCGATAATGGTCGAATCCTCGTTGATTATAGTAGAGAGCACTATAGACGAACTGCTTTCTGGCACAGTCTCGCTAGACGTGATTTCTTCTGAAGAAGAACTTGGCAAAGGTTCTTCTTTTGCGCCCGATGACGAATCGTCCCCGCACGCAATCAGGGTAACGGCCAAAATGGAGCAAGCAGCAAATAAAGGATAAAATTTCATCTGTAACTCCCGATGTTAAAGTGTTTAGTATTTTAAATATACATTCTTGTTGGGGACAAAGTCTGCGCCATACTCAACCAGCACCTTTCCAAAGAAGCGCCCCTGCAAATCGAAAGCCTTCACCAAGCGCGACGTTTTGAGGTCACGAGAATTGCGGACAGCTTTCCTGAAAATCGGCGTCGTGCTACCCGAGCTCATCCCGTATTCGAACGCACCCAAGTCAGGTGCTTCGCCCACAAACGGGAACCCGAGATCTTCGCCCTTGTCGATGGCACGGCTCCCCTTCTTGAGTTTCAAGAAGCCCACATCGGGCAAGCTACCGTCAGCGTTACGCGGGCCCAAGATTCCCGAAATCGTCGAGAGGTCCTTGCCGGTGACGGTCATGCTCGGGTCATCGAGACTCTCAAAATCGTCTTCGGTCAGGTCGAGTTTCAGGTTCCAAGTGTTGTTTTCGCCGGCGGGGCATTCCACGTAGTGGTCGATGCCCTGGCTCGGTATATACTCCCAGCATTCCCCGACTTGAGAATTCTTGTTCGGGAAGGCGATGTTGTTCTTGAGCACGTGCGCGTTGTCGCCGGTGAGGGGCGCCACCTCGGCAATGCGGTTCCCCTGAGAATCGAAGAGCGTCGATGCCATGGCAAATTCGCGGTCCTTGTTCATGTACGACGTGTTGTTGAGCCACTTGCTGCCCACGCCGGTATAGTTTGCATAAAAGCCCGTCGCCTTGTTTTTCCAGGCGGCGCAGAACTTGATGGTATGCCGCCCGCCGCCGAGGGTGCTCTCACCCATCTTGATGCCGTGACCGTTGCCGTTCTTCGGGTTTCCAAGTCCGTAATCGCTGTAGCCGTTCCCCATGGCGTAGCAGTTCTCCAGCACCACGGGGAATTCCTGGTTGATGAAGTCGAAGCCATCGTCGCTGTTCCACCAGGAGCGGCACCCGATGAACTTCGTGGTATCACCCTCGCCGGGTTTCTGGTAATGCGCGCCGAAGCCGTCGGCATTTTCGCCGTCGCCCTGCCAGCCCAAGGGGTCGTAGTTGTCGTGGGCATCGCAGTTCAAGAAGATGTGTCCGCCGCCATCTGGCGCGCCGTCGTTCGCGAAGAACCCGGGGCCTGCGTTGTGGTGGCTGTCCATATTTTCCAAGAAGATGTGCTTGCTCGCGTAAAGAAACACGCCGGAATTCGAGTTGTGCTTCATGGGCGTGTTCCGCACCTCGAAACCCTTCAAATGCAAATACTTTGCCGAAATCACGATGGGAGACGTGTACATCGCGCCTTCGGGAGTGCCGTCGCTATGGTCCGTGCCTGCGGCCACGGGGAGGTTCGCGCCGTCAAAAATCGGGCGCTCGCCCGGGTAGGCCAGGTAATGGATGCGGTTGTCGTCGCTCTCGCCGCTTGCCGTCAAGACTATTGCCGCAGTCATTTTGTACCGTGCAAAAAAGACGGTATCGCGCAGGTCGTAGATGCCGCCGCGAACCCACACGGTGTCGCCCGCGTGCACCACGGTATTCGCCTTGTTGAGCGAGGCGAAGGGCTTGTCCTTTGTGCCCGCGCTGGCATCGTTGCCATCGGGTGCCACGTAATACACGGCACCGAAGGATTGCAGCGCCGCGAGGGCGAGCCCTAGCGCAAAAAAGAACCTCTTTGCCATACAACCTCCACAGATGTTTATAATATAAACAAAATGTGTCGTATGCGAAACAAAAAAAAATTAGACCTAGCAAGAGCCGAAGTTGAATACGTGGCGGTTGTAGCTCGATGTGAGCAGGTAAACCTTGTCCACATGCGTCGACATGAACATGTTCACAAGGTAAGCGCGAAGGTCCGTCACCGCGCGCTCCAAGTCCGTCACGTCCATGATGACACCGTTGTCCTTCACAATAAGCGTAATTCCGCTTTTCTTTACAATGACGCTGAACTCCATGTAGATTTTGCGGCCGCGGTTGCGTTCGTAAATCGTCATGCCAAGTTCCTCAACAAGGAGCATCACCTTCGTGCGCATTGCTGTATCAAAGCCCCTCGATTCCAAAAGCGTCCCCACGTCATCGCGGAAAGCCAACAGACTCTCTGGGAAAAGCAGCACGTTTCGCATATGCCAATCACCCGAGGCCTTGAACTCGTCCAGCAAAAGCGGGAACCCCTTGCGTCCGTAAAGCAGCAGGTGCAAAACAATTGACAAAGCTAACGCCAAAAACGGCGCCACGGCAAAGCCCATCCAAAATCCGTCCGGAATAAGCGTTTGCAGCCCGAACGCACAGACGACAGGACTCAAAAAGACGATCATAACAATCATCGATATCGAAAGCACCGGTTGCTCATGCTCATAGTAGGCGGCATATACCTTTACGATCGCCATCGGCAGCATGCCCACGGCGGCGGCACGCACAGCAAGCACCGCTGCGCCCACCAGTTCACCCGAATGGATGTGAAACAGGTGCACCACCCACGGGGCAAACAAAAAGAGGGCGACCGATACGAGAACGCCTTCCTTAAAAAGTGTGTAATTCACAAACCGCATCGCCTGCGCAACGCCGTTCCCGTTCTTCTCGCCGCGGTAAATATTGATGAGCGGTTCCGCCGCAAGCCATACCCCGTTAAACAGCACGCCCATTTCGATGAGTTCGTACATCATCGAGAGTACGGGCAACGGCCCCGTACCGTGCACTGTGATAAAGTAATGGTTCGTTACAGCAGTAAACAACGTAAAAAAGAGGAACTCGAGCGATTCCGCCATGCTGAACCGCACTACCGAAGCGCTATCGCGGGCGGTCACGTGCCATATAAACTTGAGGGTATTCGTCTTCTTGAAAAAATGCACGGCAAGCACAAGCGTGCTCAGGACATTCGCAAGGAGCGTACCGAGCGCAATGCCCTCCATGCCCATTTGACGGCCCAGCAAAAACGAGAGCGCAGCGTTTGAGCCGAGCAGCACCGTATAAGACGCATTACAGATTTTCACGTCGCCGTCGGCATACACCATCTGCTGCAAAAAGCAATTCACCGGGATGGCAAAGGCCACCCACACAAAATAACGGTAGAACTCGTTGACATAGTTGCCTAAATCTGGGTCCACCCCCACAAAGTTCAATATGGCAACGCGGGCCATGAAGAACAAGGCAAGGAGGGCAAGGCCAATCACCGTCGAAAGGATGAGCCCCTGGCCAAAGAACCCATTGGCGCGAACCCGGCACAAGCGCCCAATTTCAATCGAATAGCACACGCGGCTTCCAACCATCACGATCGCGCTCACAAAGAACACGAACGAAAACATGGGTGTAAACATGGAAACGGCGGCAAGCGCCTTCTCGCCCAACACCTGTGCCGAGACCACTTTGTCTACGAGCACGTTCGCGATTTCTACACACGCAGAAACCGACGCCGTAAAGAGCATCGACTTGAAGCGCCTGCCGCAAAACGTGTCGTTTATTTTCATTTGGGACTATGCGAGCGTCAAGATATCGCTGAAGCCTGTGACGTCAAAGATCTCCTTCACTTCGGGTCCGGCGTTCTTGATGACCATGGAACCCTGCTTGTTCATCACCTTCTGTGCCGAAAGCAAAATGCGGAGGCCCGCCGACGAAATGTAGGCGAGTTTCGCGAAATCGAACACAAGGTTCTTGACGCCATCGAGCTTTCCCTGGATCTCGTTGCCGAGTTCGGGCGCGGTAAGCGTATCAAGGCGACCTTCGAGGCTCACTGTCAGTGTATCGTTTTCTTGTATCTTTTCAATTTTCATATTGACCTCTTTTTTATTATCAAACTTTTTTTGTAATGATCTTTGTGAGCGTGAGCTGGTTCTTTTCGCCATTGCGCTCATACTCAAGCGAATCCATCATCTTTTTCACAATAAAGATGCCGAGCCCGCCCACGCCGCGCTCTTCCGCAGAAAGCGTCACATCCGGATCGTCCTTTTCGAGCGGGTTATAGGGCTTGCCGTCGTCCACAAACGTCAATTTTATTGCCGACGGGTTGTCCATAATGTAAATCGTCAGCGTCACCTCCGTGGCACCGGAGTAACTTACAATGTTGCTGAACACCTCGTCAATTGCCACGTCCATCTGCGTTATGGTCTTCATGGGCGTATCCGTATTCCCAAGAACGCCCTCCACGAACGCGGTGAGCCTTTCCAGGTTTTCGACCTTCGGGAACACCTTCACCGAGATTGACGTACCGCCGCAAATAAACTTCACCGCGAGCATCGTGATGTCGTCGAACTGCGGGGCCGAGCCAAC encodes:
- a CDS encoding MATE family efflux transporter, yielding MKINDTFCGRRFKSMLFTASVSACVEIANVLVDKVVSAQVLGEKALAAVSMFTPMFSFVFFVSAIVMVGSRVCYSIEIGRLCRVRANGFFGQGLILSTVIGLALLALFFMARVAILNFVGVDPDLGNYVNEFYRYFVWVAFAIPVNCFLQQMVYADGDVKICNASYTVLLGSNAALSFLLGRQMGMEGIALGTLLANVLSTLVLAVHFFKKTNTLKFIWHVTARDSASVVRFSMAESLEFLFFTLFTAVTNHYFITVHGTGPLPVLSMMYELIEMGVLFNGVWLAAEPLINIYRGEKNGNGVAQAMRFVNYTLFKEGVLVSVALFLFAPWVVHLFHIHSGELVGAAVLAVRAAAVGMLPMAIVKVYAAYYEHEQPVLSISMIVMIVFLSPVVCAFGLQTLIPDGFWMGFAVAPFLALALSIVLHLLLYGRKGFPLLLDEFKASGDWHMRNVLLFPESLLAFRDDVGTLLESRGFDTAMRTKVMLLVEELGMTIYERNRGRKIYMEFSVIVKKSGITLIVKDNGVIMDVTDLERAVTDLRAYLVNMFMSTHVDKVYLLTSSYNRHVFNFGSC
- a CDS encoding endo-1,4-beta-xylanase produces the protein MHKSHSAMAAILAATLFGAGAVSAYAQEPTLRSLAEERGRYVGAILNSQWFGGGLPGDYEKIHKTQFNVVVAENEMKFDATEPQEGRFNYGNGDKMVKYAKANGMRVRGHALAWHSQVPNWVNNYKNDKKKLLAVLKNHIEKVVGHWKGQVDEWDVVNEAVSNNEPMWRSYSVWYQGIGPEFIDSAFVWAHAVDPDAELCYNDYNLEQGISPKAKAGFVLEQVKRWVANGIPITCVGSQTHVEDTTTDKHFIGSPDSLRAFARELAKLGVKLNITELDIGFKSGINVSSADLARQGRNYREYMDVFLEEPNMGTFLIWGVSDKWSWLGGLNRQKGLIYDDNLRPKPAFDSLMASLKEHPVESVVSPYKQSFIPDTTKQDTTANDSTAKDTTVKDTTTKDTTDAIMPSVARLPASLHVAGSVLHLTGMASARVDLFDMQGRPVFSAKCENGTVELKGLASGRYVVRVEQNGMVDVKNVILK
- a CDS encoding FISUMP domain-containing protein produces the protein MKFYPLFAACSILAVTLIACGDDSSSGAKEEPLPSSSSEEITSSETVPESSSSIVLSTIINEDSTIIDPRDSSTYKVIKFGDQIWMAENMKYSPEDTLCEKGVGDECLYTWSEAMGKGHDYDRKWLAIRDTTGFQGLCPPGWHVPSAKEALTLEKSLRRLLEHGYESEYFCSSVVQEDMLNEDGSRSNYCEAYGAGGLSNGFNMHLIGDRSGFWLVEEDNDPFTCTIASAVTFWGGSIWVDDFPNSRKDNLYNLRCVMNADEGEDE
- a CDS encoding right-handed parallel beta-helix repeat-containing protein, with product MAKRFFFALGLALAALQSFGAVYYVAPDGNDASAGTKDKPFASLNKANTVVHAGDTVWVRGGIYDLRDTVFFARYKMTAAIVLTASGESDDNRIHYLAYPGERPIFDGANLPVAAGTDHSDGTPEGAMYTSPIVISAKYLHLKGFEVRNTPMKHNSNSGVFLYASKHIFLENMDSHHNAGPGFFANDGAPDGGGHIFLNCDAHDNYDPLGWQGDGENADGFGAHYQKPGEGDTTKFIGCRSWWNSDDGFDFINQEFPVVLENCYAMGNGYSDYGLGNPKNGNGHGIKMGESTLGGGRHTIKFCAAWKNKATGFYANYTGVGSKWLNNTSYMNKDREFAMASTLFDSQGNRIAEVAPLTGDNAHVLKNNIAFPNKNSQVGECWEYIPSQGIDHYVECPAGENNTWNLKLDLTEDDFESLDDPSMTVTGKDLSTISGILGPRNADGSLPDVGFLKLKKGSRAIDKGEDLGFPFVGEAPDLGAFEYGMSSGSTTPIFRKAVRNSRDLKTSRLVKAFDLQGRFFGKVLVEYGADFVPNKNVYLKY
- a CDS encoding beta-L-arabinofuranosidase domain-containing protein; the encoded protein is MKLGWFGKSVRAAIALMGLSCSLGFSQDLLYPDMFALSDVQLLDGVLKERQDLNVETLLSYDVDRLLAPFYEEAGMRPKASKFPNWAGLDGHVLGHYLSALAMHYADNDDIQVKERLEYILNELKTIQDQNSKDANFVGYISGVPNGKQMWLKMKNGDAGAQNGYWVPWYNIHKLYAGLRDAYVYAGYESAKTMFLKLCDWGITITNGLNDSKMQQMLGTEHGGMPEVYADAYKLTNNEKYLAAAKKWSHQWLLNPMAQGNDNLTNVHANTQVPKVVGFARIAELSGDQTFLKGSDFFWQTVVNKRSIAIGGNSISEHFPALNNHKKYVEEREGPESCNTYNMLKLTERLFNIKHDAHYSDFYERALFNHILSTIHPTHGGYVYFTPARPRHYRVYSKVNAGMWCCVGSGMENPAKYNQFIYTKDKDALYVNLFAASVLNWKDKGVKIKQETAFPKGESSKFTITGSGSFDMQIRHPYWVKEGEFKVVVNGDTIVKTSTPSSYVSAGKSWKTGDVVEVLYPMYIHTEDLPGVSDYVALLYGPIVLSAKTGTANLNGLVADDGRWSHIASGALESLDQAPMLASAKKDIPSKIEPVKGEPLHFKAPYLFAQQKDANLLLQPFYEVHDARYMMYWMVLTDPSILDRLEKEQKEALALDEKTVDKVAPGEQQPEVDHKMKTENSTSGTHQGEFYRDAGQCSGGNGGLISYEFETNSEDSLSLMVRYWGNEGCTRVFDINIDGEKLTTETISNRWKKDEFVNVTYPIPDKMVKGKKIVRISFEASSGMVGGIYSVRLLRNKPKPEDPPAGIKIASAVKQNLRVRVGRETLQIESGATLGHAMTAKIYSMDGRLKVSQVLVAGMNHFDLDISGLKNGNYIVRIFEGGLVRGYTIFSKNGL
- a CDS encoding flavodoxin, translating into MTRHLKLVFAMSAMIATAATFTACEKQSAEQTKTQSAPQTKAAPQQSKSVVVYYSQTGSTKKLAQIFKNARNADEFELTLEKPYPSTYDSTIAEVRAERETKQWPALANAKLEVAKYDTVFLGYPIMFGSFAPPIYSFLSANDLGGKVVVPFCTYGSGGRKASSEELKTLEPGANVTLAYGISNKRINAENGTEVAVKEVEGFFADLETGKTEAMLMGGYSEQKPLTVEDSAAFAEGTRDYAYLNLKPLSVSKQVVAGMNYLFVCEMKAFGGPAVQANVKIFKPLPGQGEAELIGVEQ
- a CDS encoding carboxypeptidase regulatory-like domain-containing protein; protein product: MFSKAPHLLTVLCLLAFCGFSFAYSVSGTVSDEQGVAIKGASVSLLKEGKTTTTDDQGKFTISEEEMSIRAAGNAVGYIGVSNGVLSYSQSGTQPVQVKIFNTLGHQVFSKTLLGSGTYDLGRAVKACGTYFANVGVGSARQSFKFTSEGNFSSATGSANGSLMKEAAQDEAIQFVADGFDTLTVSLGTLDTTLNVKLKAKAPEFKFGYALKNDPTPSKGCGSNSKLQKVKSVENGDQFQIRVGSDNRTYFVTLPKNYDNKKPHKVLFALHCYGSNGEDFVHHNPDYDHPTPYYGQQVLDKNGDYIFVSLDAVGGLWNKGQPDHDFFAQTLTTLEENYCIDTSRVFITGFSFGAMFSYSLMQDMQSRVRAAATYAVADYNIWLPEGSNMKDLPIAWMNVHGVNDGRCNYDRAKNSALPRILKRNGKADANGDFTDASSEKPQEISGNTGHVCYDFKNVDERFPVKWCTWPGDHQWTAHDTGNMGVGWNWEQTWVPEEVHKFFEQF